AGCACTAATGGGGTCAATTCGTAATATACCGATAAAATGCATATTACCAGTCACAgacctttaaattatatatcaatctATTGCTTATGAGTTGCTTttaatgtttagtggtctttgatTATCTTTTGTGCTGTATCTAGATGGTAACCAGCTTAACTTTATAAGCTGTCATTGTGCTCGATCGTATCTGTGTAGCGGAGATTGCTGGTTGTAAACAAATCATTTCTTGTTTGTTCGGGAGTGCGTATACGTGATTTGTGtccagttttaatataattagtttcattttaaaactagtaatggcTGATCCAAGTGGACCTagtgatatttataatattctcatGGAATCTGATGTACTGCCAGAAGAAGCAAGTGACTCAGAGTGAGAAGACCAAAAAcctagtgtaaatatattttttttcttcttcaattctaaaatgttaaaaaccgttttatatattattgctctatatcatcaaacataaaaaaaggtaagaaacatattgaatatttttttgatagTACTTATTTCATTGTGTTGCCTAGCAACTGAAAAATGGCAAATTTGCACTTTtctgtataaacataattaattgctatcacttttttattttttaaccaataaaactatatatttttgtatttataactaaatttgcTACAATTTGGCTATCCTACATGTTCtattcatctaaaatttttgtaagttgatagttttatgtaacataattttttaattttaaaaagttttctattaaaacttatttagttttattctctgttttataacaaaaacattgatgtataacactttatacttaaataaaaaaaacatttttttatgaattttaccgTGAGAGCCTGCAAATTGCATGAAAAGTGCCGACATTTCAGAAATTCTGATAGACAATTCCAGGGTTAAACGTTTTTACAagtttttctaacatttttgtGCTTGGACACAAGTGTCCCACTAGTATTTCAGTGAGGGATGTATATGTCCCAGCAGTAGTGTAGGCATGGCTAGTAAGTCTTTATACAACAACAACCAAGGGGAGCATTAAGATACAGGAAAGGTATGAATGTGCCAGCGGTTATTGCTATGATATGAATGTTTATGCTGGCAAAGATTTGGAAAACGATAACGGTTCTTTTGGTGAAAAAGTTGTAGGGAAACTTTTGAGGTGTCAAATAGGAAGTTGTGCTGtcttttgatttttcttttacttctttcaaatTACTGTGTAAAATAGACCATTCATGTGTTGCTAATTAAATTGGAAACAGGGGAAAATATTCCCCAGTTTGAAAAATCTTGATAAGTATGAAAGTGATTTTGTTGCAATGAAGGAGTACTTGGGAGTAACATGGAAGGAttctaaataatttgttgttttgagCAATCGCCACACCAACAGTCAATCTACAGTTAAGAGAATGCAACAAAATGGTGAAAAGAAGAAAGTACCATGTCCATCTGCCATCATTTTGTATAATGAAATTATGGGAGGTGTAGACATTTCGGGCCAAAAGGTGAGTGTTTGTACTTTTATGGACTTTTTTATGGTGGAAGAAAGTTCTTTATAAGCTTCTTTTAACTGCTGCTAGTCAATGTCTGAATTTTATACCAGGATGTCCAACATAGGAAACAATTGCTTCTAACATTCATGATACCACTCGCTGAAAAACTCCTTGAGGAGGGTTTAAAAAATCCTCAAGCAGTCAAGCAttggaagaatataaaaaagaatcaaaatgaTGGCCATCGTGGGCACTCATCTGGCTGTTGAAGAGAAAACAACGAAAAGATGCAAACACTGTGCTGGTGAACAAAAGTAAACAAGAACCAAAACAATGTGCCAGGAGTGTAATTTTCTCatctataaaaactgttttgcCATGTGCCACATTAAGAAAGAAAAGTTTGTATCTTATTTTAAgcaatttgatttaaattataataaacatgtgtTAGAATAAAATCTTTTTTCCTTATTGCTACCCAGTAAGGATAATAGTGTGTTAACTACTACTGGGACACATATGTTAacaccaaagatttaaaaaataataaaataaatataaaactatacaaatatttctttctcTAACAATTTAACCCATCAAAcagatttacatatttttttaaataaaatcagtagTGGAAGGATTAAGGAAATGAATAGTGCTTTTTAAACAAGacaataactaaaaaagtataaaaataaaaacttgtattattggaaagtttgtttaaattaatatatatataatttccaacaagaaaagagcttcaagaatgtatatttttaataaaaatccaatAACCACAAGGTTTGAAACACTAACCACTATGATAAAGAAGGATTCAAAGTAGAATTTATACACTGAAACGGTCTAGCCATATTGAACATTCAGTGTTTGCCTGCTACTGTAGCACTCCACCACCAATCAAACAATATCATAGCCTATCACTCAACAAACAAGAGAGGAGGGGGAGACAGGCAGCTGCTATAACATTTGCTTCAACAGATATACAGTTAGTTAAAAAGTCtggatattttagatttttaatggagaaattattgaaacaaaactcaAGACACTTTCTTATAGAGGTGTAAATGAACTTTTTGGTAAATACTACAAGTCTATTAATATGCAGTATCTAAGTGTTTGTTAATggtctttataaaaatacaattagtattaaaagtattttaactcAGTAAGAAAATAGCATCTCATTAAAATCACCTAATTCAAGAACTTATTTCACTTTTctatatgcaaatatttatttgtaagccTTTgagtaatatgaaaaataacagacAGCTGTTGCCGTGGTCGCTGCGCTTTACTTTGTTGTAGTTTTCGTCTAGGTTAGTTATCATTCGGCCGCGACGTATTGTTTTGATCTGTGTTATTATTCACTGTGCGATAGATTCTTGCTCcttgtgtgtgtattttattatgaGTTGCTACAGTGCCTCAGAGCACTTCAGGAGGCCTGTAGGGGGAGGCATAAGAAAGAGGGTAGCGCAGCGATCAGAATCTGACTAAGTTTCTTTagtcaaatgtaaatatgtatataaacaaaaggaccataataaaagttttttttactattcataattattataacagacatTTAGCTTTTGTGAGGTTATATGTTCATCCAAACCAATATTGTTTAAGAAGTGTTTACTTTGAATGTGTCCATTGTGCAAATTTTGATGTGCggaacatttttttagtttttatattttgtgtgtgtagtttttgttcaaaaggctttaaagtgacatttttactgttcacaatgaaatttgaaacaatttgtatattatgaaatatttataaccatgttttaaaacacatttacaacCTCaccatctaaaaaaaaacaaaaagaaaaaaataatctactatttgtcaatactttttttaaagaaaagtggtaattgttttaaattatctttatttcctaaaacatgtttttctgaaaagaattatatttaacacatgatttttgatatttgtatctaaaaagtggcttttaagaaaccatgtattttgcttcaaaacagcccagcattttaaagtgatttaattatcacttggagggttaaagtTACTTACCCGTATGATATAAGcagttatattatttgttaatgaacAGTTACATAGAGGTTAAAAAACTTCTAAGGTgaaaaagtcaatttttacatgttttatgaattttttatgtttattacaacGATTCTGAGTCCCACTGCATTTGGGTTAATAAAACCAGTAATTAGTAAAATTTGACGGGCATGGCTACAATGGCCATAGGTCTTAGAGGGGTTAACATGTGAGGTTAGGTATCGTTTTATCTGACAATGCCATCACCAGGAACAATCTTAACATTTTggtttataatgtaaaaactaaCTTACAGCAGCTTCCATTACGTATGAGATTGGTGGCAAACTATTGATTGTCAAAAATCTACATAACACAACATTATTCTACATaagtacaattttacatttttcaaaaaacactAGAGATTGTAATTAGTTTGAAGACACAGTTTTGTTCAAAACACATTCTAAACATGAATCATTAATATAGTTAGAATTTTCAAAAGTCCAAAATTACAGCaccattacaaaataataatgtgtctctgaaaataaattttgagaaaaaacttTTCCCACTCATTTGTAGCCATAATTCAGGAAAACTAATTcaccatacatttttttattttattggaaaccACTAACTGTGCGATAGATTCTTGCTTCTTGTGtgtgtattttctattttattatgagttGCTACAGTGCCTCAGAGCACTTCAGGAGGCCTGTAGGGGGAGGCATAAGAAAGAGGGTAGCGCAGCGATCAGAAGACAGTCGCCTTCAATTATTTCTAAGAAGACAGTCGCCAAATAATAGCctattatcaattatattttatgcatttttagtAGTGGTTAAATTTTCTTCAACTCAAAATTCATATGAAGATGCTTAATAATGGTTTAAGATAATGTGTCAGTGTACTAAAGATGGATGATCAATACCAATAGTTAGTTTGCGATGAGCGGAATTGTGacaatggttttaatttttgacaGTTAATCCTACAATGGATTTAATCACCACTGTTATACCGAAAAAGATCCCTGACAAGTTATTTTGACATGAACTactgttgtttttcttatgtttgtTGAGGAGTCTTGGTTCTAAATAGTGGGGTGactatgaaataaatatcaataaatagttTCCTAGTTTCTTACTAGCTGCTCTGATTATGTTAATGATAAACATTCGAGATTTTTAGTTTTTGCATACAAGAACTTTTggtagtaatttgttttattttagtgtacTTTAAGTTAACTCCAAACTCTATTAGAAAGACTTGCTTATAACTTAGCTTATTAACAAAGCAAGTTATTTTAGACCACGTTAGCACCAATTATTCAGTATAATTTTATAGTTCCATATGTTTTCAGTCTCAGTAAATAGACCAAAACCAGTCAGTCGAACATTAAAGTCATTCATTAGCTGTTAAGACTAATACCTGCCTTTCCTGTTTGTGACTGCTAATCCTGCTTTAACCTGACGTAGCACAGAtttgttcaattatatattatctatatttggtttgtaaattaagtcgttaaatttaaaagtaatatatttactagATACATACTCCAGAGAGGGCGATGGCCCGCAGCACGTCCTGGGGGGTGGTTTTCGAGTCCAGCACGTGGATCATGTCGGTCACTGAGACATTCCTCATGTTGAGGTTAGGGGTGAGGGTAGGGTGCAGTAGAGGGCAAGTCACTGGTACGAATGAGCAAAGAGGCAGCCTGTGTCCAGTCTTGGACAGAGTTGTGTCTAACTAAAAtctaataatagttaatttgtgTAAGCTGTCAGCACTGCCACGGGGGGTCTCCGTTTAGTGCCTCACGCCAGTCGACCAAGCTTAGAGGGCTGCACACCAGCCGACCCGAACCCTGCAACAAATACAATATGTTAGCAAGACTCACAAGTAAGACAAAAGTTATAATTGGtgaaactaaacaatataaatgAACTAATTGGGTTTAAGTTTCTTATTTGGCACTGGAAAAGATTCAGCAGGTTCCCAAAATATAGCCAAGACCCAAAATAGTCAAAACCAGAATGTAGTCTATACCAAAATACAGTTAAGACCGAAATACAGCCAAAACCTGAATATAGCAATAGCCAAGACCATAGTTTGGGTTCTAAATACAACTGTAGAAATTTCTTGCACCCTATTGGCTATTAGGATATTGCTAAGAACGCATCAATCTTAGCTAAAAACAAGGCTATAACTCATTCAACCATCACTCTCATCCCCCAATAGTATTTGCCTACATTTGTGTAGTTGTGCCAGaatctttaaattataataatttaatgatataagAGAAAAAATACTCTCCAAAATCACAAGTATTAGCtgacatataaaaaatgtaatagtgaaatagattaataaataaatattaaatagatatgAAACTATTAATCGTGAGAACTCTAAATTCAGAGCACCGATATCAGAAGAAATTATATAGTTCAACAGTATTgtgtttttctttccttttgtGAGCTAGAAGACCCACATTATTCATGAGCAGATACAATATCTTGTTCCGTTTAATTAACAAAACCAATTATAACTCATctagtattacaaatatttatttttcatatgaacTAATTATTCTAACTAAAATGCCTCCGTTAACTAATAACTTATCTCAGTTTTCTCAATTTGCAAGAACGTTGAATTAAGTGGTATAAGATATTTCTGGGAACATCAGCTtcttactaaattttattatttaattctactTGTTACCTATGTGTAATATACAAATTGCAATTTCAAACTTCAACAATATTTGAACAATAAAACAGTCATGAATATAAGTGTAGCCAAACAATCATAGTTCTATCACTCTGataaaaatgtaagaattgtTTATTTGATCTATTTCTTACTTAtacttagtttaaatatttaagatatttgaaaaacaaattttatacataaaaaataataccagATCATAAAAAATCATTATGATTTTACTATAATGGTTAATTGTCCAATGTTTTCcatcattcattaataattaataacatgaaAGCATAGCAGCTGATAGTGAATTTGtcaatttacaacaaaaatactcCAAATATCATGACAAAACTTAACCTGAAAACCTATCAACCCAAACAAATTTTCAGCCACTATGTCAATAATAAAAAGACACACACGACAAGGGAAAACAAGACTAAAACTCCCAAGGAAAAgagttcttaaaaataaatcaacaaaccAATATAAACACAGAAGTAATAAACTGAGAATAGAAAAACACTCAGATGAAACCAATAACACTGAAAGGAATTTGAATAAAGAGAATAAAAGCAGTGAAGATGTAAGACCACCACCTCCTGTGAAGGAAAAGCGACCAAAGAACCACCTGAAGAGGCCGGACCGTGATTCAGTCTCCAAGGAGCACAGTGTGGAAGGCAGCAGCTACCCACTATACAACAGTGACAGTAGCTCAGATGATGAGGATGCAGTGAGGCAGCAGAGAAAAAAGACTCATAAGTACATTCAGGATATAAATAAGCCTgcagaaaacaaaaatagaaaagaGCAGAAAAGAAGAGGTCACAATGTCATTAACGAGGCAAAGAAGAAACCCAAGAGAAGACGGcgacaaaaacaaaattaaccaatgtataaatgtaaaataacaaaattgtccAAACAATAAAGACTAATAAAATTTTACTCCATATTTTTTCTCTGGAAACGCGATTTAAAAATCGATTTcccttaaaaactattatattgggTTTAGAAATAGTGCTATTTCAATAGTTGTAATCTACTAAAAAggccaaaataataaaacagcagaaaagccaataaattataaatgatttgaatagtatgttttagagtgcatttatatttaagtatttacaaGACCTTGTGATTTTAAACATGTATGATGCTgacatatattacataatttcattaattgctattatattttaattgtaaaagtgaATTAATACCACACTATTTACCACATTCAGGCCCAATGACACCATGGCAGTGTACAGGTACATTAGTGCATAAAATTTATGACTTCCATTACTTGCCGATTTTTCATTATCCTAATCACACATTTAAGTGGTCATCATAGATAAGTTAGTTCATAAGATTATCAAAGTGGACTTAAATTTCCATTTTTCTTTAAAGATATTTTCCTTATAGCAGGTGGCAGTCAGTGACCAAccagtatgttttatatttattgttctcCTTATgcaattgttatttaattttccctcattaaatgaaatgaatattttactgtgtttctTTCAAATACTGTGGCAACAGGAAGGCTGTTGGTTCATTTCTGTATAAACCACAGAGATTGAAGAAGTGGATTTCTTCCTCGCCTCAAACCGAACAAGAATGGGAAAACATGGAGCCAGTATTGATGAGTAAATGAGACTGACAAGACAACAATTGTTGGCCAGACATTCAGGACCTAGAAGGATACTTCTGAACATATCTTTTCCAAACCAAACTCCTCTTTTCCGGAAAAACCCCCTACATAACTTTAAACCAAACTTTGAACCCTTGAAGGGTGGACCACACCAATCAAACTGTCCCAAACAATCTGGTCTGCAGACAAACAATAGAGGAACGCAAAATGATACAAGCTCCTATTTAACTCATAATGCCCATGAATAGTTTACATGTGTAGCAACCGCCATAATATGGATCCCCAAACATACCATGAAACTGTATCAGCTATAGTACTGGAACAGTTTGGAGATTGAAAAGAACACAATATTTTTgagatgaaataattttatattatatggtgCAATCTTGTAACTAAATACAAGATaatgaaattaaacaatgtaTGGAGAAAGATAGgtaattatttagaaatggaTTTTTGACAAGATGTCATTTCATAGTTCATTAAGTAAGTTTGATATTCACATCTATCAACTACAATCAATGACAGGCAAGTGAGACCTTACAGTTCAGTGGTGAGGTAGACCTACACTGTACAAGGTCTCAAACTAACACACTGCCTTTTACAGCAGTTGTTTCTCTACCTTGCCTCACACCAGACTACGACTTTCTGCATTATATGGTTGCACCTCAAAAGTGCTGACATTATtggaataaattttgaaatataaaaccaaactgtACCTAAAAATGTATCAGTTTGTCATGTTACACAAGAGCAATTGTTCACAATCTAATACTATTAACGCTCCATCACTACAacagctattttattttttattcgaagcgtttattaaaattccaaaagtGTCAAGCAGAGTAtagtaaaaattagttaaattttgtttaccagtttcaaattaaactttaaatatatttctataacaaaAGGTATATCCTTTTTCTTTTATGATAACCAGGAAAAGAAGTTCCccataaaagacaaaaaaacacGTTTATGtgtgaaaaatactaaaatttaagaacaattCATTTAGTTGAAAAAACATTGCcagttacaaatttaatgtacttaaattgttttttatcactcTGTTTCTTAGAGGCCAGACGCTATCCTTCACTGTGAGGACAACCATAACTCATTGTAATAATGTACATTCACTAATAAATTGActtatacaattttcattaaCTAACAAAGTTTTATAGTAACACCACACTTTCACTCATACTGAAATTAAGCGTTCCGGGTAATAAACTCCTATTGTTTTCATTATATACAGAAATGAGTTCTTTTTAAACAAGTGAGCTGTTTTATCCATACAAAAGTGTAACTGTAGTCTAGTTGTAATtagatcaaaataaaaggtttgtACTCAGCTATTCCAATGTTGATCATTTATTTGGTTGTAATAAGTTTAgatattttcatttgaatctctacataatatgaaaaaatagttATATCTGTAAATGCTATGCAAGAAGTAGTAACTGGAACTCATTTGTTTGTTGATTTTCAGAGAAAATATCAGGCAATCTGATTTTTTGGACTGACTTTGAAAAGTACAGCTGATTGATGGATATTGTAGTAATAATCAACCAATATAGTAGTATATACTACTACTAGTAGTATAGTTGTAGTATTGTggttatatatatgtttatgtaattttgtagtacttaaaatattttaattctgtttttaacatattaatggCCCCCCTCTTGAATAAAGCACATCGTCATCATCAACGTCAGttcgtaattttttttacactatttttattaaaacatgtcaaACCTAGGTCCATAAAGACAGAATACACAATGTTCAAAACAATTCACATTAGTTTAATGCCACTGTTACTAGGTTATTGTCACTAAataatattgtaagaaaaattaagagttttaatattatacaagttatttttagtttcattattttaaagttatgtttaataaaactaaataaaacgaATTGTATACTACATAGTTGAttgttatcaaaaaataaaagtggcatAGTTTTATTCTTATTGTAAGTATTGAACAAGTGAGCCTATAGAACAAACCTATATCTCTGGAGAGTAGGAGTGAAGAGGCTAAAAATACTATGATGGCGACACAAGAGATGGACCAGACACAAACGCAACAGCAACTgcctacaatatatatattatgttttctttCACAGAACTTCACACAAATCGTTTTCACCTTAAGTCAAACAACAGTTACGATTATTAACAAGATCTGAGGTCGACTAGTCTTTCTAAGAGACTAGAATGTAATACTAACTGTAATAACACATCTGTATCTTATCTGCATAAAAGATATGCCCACCTTCATTGAAGAAATTGCCCAACAATCATTGATAGTACTTTGCCTATAAAATGTGATGAAATAGGAAAATAACCAATATTAA
The Homalodisca vitripennis isolate AUS2020 chromosome 1, UT_GWSS_2.1, whole genome shotgun sequence DNA segment above includes these coding regions:
- the LOC124374751 gene encoding uncharacterized protein DDB_G0279979-like codes for the protein MSIIKRHTRQGKTRLKLPRKRVLKNKSTNQYKHRSNKLRIEKHSDETNNTERNLNKENKSSEDVRPPPPVKEKRPKNHLKRPDRDSVSKEHSVEGSSYPLYNSDSSSDDEDAVRQQRKKTHKYIQDINKPAENKNRKEQKRRGHNVINEAKKKPKRRRRQKQN